In one Macaca nemestrina isolate mMacNem1 chromosome 2, mMacNem.hap1, whole genome shotgun sequence genomic region, the following are encoded:
- the LOC105470848 gene encoding pyrin domain-containing protein 2, which yields MASSAQLDFNLQALLEQLSQDELSKFKSLIRTISLGKELQTVPQMEVDKANGKQLVEIFTSHSYSYWAGMAAIQGFEKMNETHLSERADERRVMPLLSPLRCSELMAELDVALALVLPLFYMHMSLNLVIYEISISPVY from the coding sequence ATGGCATCTTCTGCACAGCTGGACTTCAACCTTCAGGCTCTTCTGGAGCAACTCAGCCAGGATGAGTTGAGCAAGTTCAAGTCTCTGATCAGAACAATCTCCCTGGGAAAGGAGCTACAGACAGTCCCCCAGATGGAGGTAGACAAGGCTAATGGGAAGCAACTGGTAGAAATCTTCACCAGCCACTCCTACAGCTACTGGGCAGGGATGGCAGCCATCCAGGGCTTTGAAAAGATGAACGAAACCCATCTGTCTGAGAGAGCTGATGAACGTCGTGTGATGCCCCTACTTTCACCCCTCCGGTGTAGTGAGTTGATGGCTGAGCTAGATGTTGCTTTAGCCTTGGTTCTGCCTCTGTTTTACATGCACATGTCACTTAACCTTgttatatatgaaatatctatATCACCAGTATATTGA